The Gossypium hirsutum isolate 1008001.06 chromosome D06, Gossypium_hirsutum_v2.1, whole genome shotgun sequence genome contains the following window.
CGATAAAATATACTACAAAATCCATGTGAAACAAAAAATTGCAGAGGCTATCATTCTAGTACTGAAGGGAAATTGATAAATGATATCCGTTCAGAGGAAAACTTTTACTTCAATAAAAAACTTGATAACTCATGAGCTAAAAAATATTCTAAACGTCATTCAAGGCAACTGTATCaagtaattcaaaaaataatctTTACCATGCAGAAATAAACGAGCAAAACTCAGGAGAAAATCGATCTGAAGGTGCACTAGGTGGTGGTTGTTCAACAATTTGATCCATGAGCTCATAAAAACTTGTCCATCCTGCTGCCTGGTCTGGTGGGGAATATGGGAATTGACCAGTTGCACATTCAAGCCACACCAGTCCCAAGCTCCAAATGTCACTTTTATTGCCATAATTGCCACCAATAATTCTCTCAGGCTAGAGGAGACATACATGGACATTAAAAGACTGATAAGTTTTGAACAAATAAGAATTACATATAACTTAGCCACTAAAAGAATATTTTTGTAAACTAAATTACTTACAGACATATAGTTGTACGTGCCGACAAAAGTGTTTGCTAGCCCTGAGGTGCTTGTCACTATTGCACTCACACCAAAGTCAGTGATCTTGACTTCGCCTCTATGATTTATTAACAAGTTAGATGGCTTTAAGTCACGGTGGATAATGTGTCTTTCGTGGTGAAGATATATCAAACCCTTGAGCACCTGCATTAATCAGAAGAAATTCAAACTACATACCAGAACATTTGGTACATGCTACAATTAATTCAAAGTTCAAATGTACAAACCTGCTTACATATCACAGCAAGATAGGGTTCGGGAATTGATTTAACCTTTTTCAGAAAGTCTGCTAAGGATCCACCATCCATATACTCCAAGATGATTGAAATGGCACCATTGTTATAGAAAGACTGATAACAAACAACAACATATGGACACTGAGAGGACTGGTTTATTTTCAACTCCTTTGCAATCTGCTTGCGATACGACTCCTCAATATTCATTTGAATAACCTAAGAAAATAAGGCAAGTTAGAAATTAAGAGATTGCGAGGACAACATGGAGATGCAATATTAATATTTCATTTCTATTGCTAAAATGTTTATTTGGCTAACTCCAGTTTTTATAAAGGAGCAACGAAATCTGTTTAGAAGAATGACTTCTATCAAATGAAGAAAGTCCAAACATGCTTCATTAATTCCTAGTTTAGCCTACAACGGTTGCATTTCTATAACAGGAAATCAATCATAATACATCTGTCAATCATGATTTGGGAGAGATTTTCTGTAATCATTTATCATGATCAAGCATATCAATAAGTTTCCAACGAAGCAAGACCTTAAGCTGGCATAAGGTAAACGAATTACAAGTCTGCAACCTAGAGAGGTTCCAATCTCACAACATGTAATTTCACTGCGGTAGAGGTGGTTCGAATAAGATCATGCAAATGTTCTGTTGGAAGACCAAACAATTCTTGCTTAACAAAAGAACATACCCGAAAACTTTTAATACTAAAAACATGAAAGTACAGGAAGAGTTAAACTTGGCTCTAAGAAATATACTTTCAATGCAAAAAACTGGCCGGTCCATTTGTGTTGGACCAATTGCACAATTCCACCATTACCCTTTCCGATAACTTTAATGGCATCTATATCCTCTAAACTCAACTGATCGTCATTGTCAGCTTCCGATGGCTTAATGGGCGGAggctaaaaccaaaaaaaaaaaattaagagatcTTCGaaacatgaaattttaaaaaaattaaacttaataaaaGGAACAGTTTTCGTCAAGTGGTAATATCTATCTAGCCAAGAGCAGTGTAGCGCTgcattaaaaaaaaagtcaaaattttgaaCAGCGAAAAAACATCTAAGAAATGAAAACAGCAAATTCGTTCACAAAAAAGGAACTTGAAAATTCATACAGCTTCAGGCTCGGATTGAGAGACAATTCGAACACCGTCCTTGTTGACGAGAAGATCGCCGTCTTTGAATGTGCCACTTTCGGTTCTGCCATGAAAAATTTATCACCAAAATCAACCTTAAAATAGAAAGGGTAAAAGAACTTTGATGAGAGGACGTAATAATGAATTATCATTACAGAAATTTGGAGAAGGATGTCTCGGCTGGAGGAGGAAGAGAGAGCTTCAAATTAGGGCTTAAAATACCCTTTCCTTTCGTCATTTCAAGGACTTCAGATTTAGGTTTTCACAGAAAAAGAGAAAAGGggaattttctttttctaattaattgAGAAGAAAATTATTTGACAGTGTTTTTTATAGCAGCGACCAATCACCTCGTCCATAACAGCCACGAGGAAGATGGTCCAGAGCCCCAGACATCCCGTTTACTTCTCTTTAAATTACCCGCGCCtccctcttttttcctttttctttttattctttaaaaatatattttaaatttttaataataagcTTTAACTTACTCCTATTACTTTTTGGATTATTATCCTATAATTAAAAAAGGGATAACATATAATTCGAGTCCCGACAGTTTTCATTTCTATCTagttggtccctaattttttttacttaattgatCCTTGAATTTGTATTCTCTCAACCAAGTTGGTACCCCACACTAACACCGTTAATTTGTCTTGACATAGCACTACTAATCAATCTTAAGGGTGCCACGTCGCATCTGAAGAGGCTACCACATgacaaacataaatttaaaaatttaaaagattgacTAGCAGTGTCACGTTAACACAAACTAATTGTGTTAGTGCAGAAGTACCAGCCATATTGACGGAATACAAATTCAGAGACCGACTAAGTACAAATGGACAAAATCAAGAGTCAAATATTATctcttaaaaaagttaaaattttaaaagacaacTTAAATCTATAAATTATAgtacttttttacaattttacttTCCTTTATTGTACAATTTCCATccccacttttttttttcttgcacCTAAGTCCATTTTATTAGTtcagtttacttttttttttaaaatttgaaatgca
Protein-coding sequences here:
- the LOC107901094 gene encoding mitogen-activated protein kinase kinase 2 isoform X1, producing MTKGKGILSPNLKLSLPPPAETSFSKFLTESGTFKDGDLLVNKDGVRIVSQSEPEAPPPIKPSEADNDDQLSLEDIDAIKVIGKGNGGIVQLVQHKWTGQFFALKVIQMNIEESYRKQIAKELKINQSSQCPYVVVCYQSFYNNGAISIILEYMDGGSLADFLKKVKSIPEPYLAVICKQVLKGLIYLHHERHIIHRDLKPSNLLINHRGEVKITDFGVSAIVTSTSGLANTFVGTYNYMSPERIIGGNYGNKSDIWSLGLVWLECATGQFPYSPPDQAAGWTSFYELMDQIVEQPPPSAPSDRFSPEFCSFISACLKKDPNERKSAQELLDLPFLNMYNDSDADLSSYFNDAGSLLATL
- the LOC107901094 gene encoding mitogen-activated protein kinase kinase 2 isoform X2; amino-acid sequence: MTKGKGILSPNLKLSLPPPAETSFSKFLTESGTFKDGDLLVNKDGVRIVSQSEPEAVIQMNIEESYRKQIAKELKINQSSQCPYVVVCYQSFYNNGAISIILEYMDGGSLADFLKKVKSIPEPYLAVICKQVLKGLIYLHHERHIIHRDLKPSNLLINHRGEVKITDFGVSAIVTSTSGLANTFVGTYNYMSPERIIGGNYGNKSDIWSLGLVWLECATGQFPYSPPDQAAGWTSFYELMDQIVEQPPPSAPSDRFSPEFCSFISACLKKDPNERKSAQELLDLPFLNMYNDSDADLSSYFNDAGSLLATL